One part of the Chryseobacterium sp. 7 genome encodes these proteins:
- a CDS encoding cbb3-type cytochrome c oxidase N-terminal domain-containing protein, which yields MKTRTPISIYIAATIGLTIMAFEMFASDSGYFSSPFFWALILIATILLLIMNSIGDLVENETFSKLSEEEKKQYLEEKKVPYYQKLWNSAFKKQTATEEKDILIDHGFDGITELDNSLPKWWIGLFWFGCIFCAVYLFAFSFTDYAHPDAEYTKETKTMLASIEEYEKTAPQINLESAKYSADNIAEGQELFKTNCVTCHGDGGKGGIGPNLTDTHWINIKEKSLFKNVFWMLENGSPNNPTMRPFIKEGTITGRDAEKIAAYIYHINQETAPITTAQGGAAPQGEEVKWENGNN from the coding sequence ATGAAAACGAGAACCCCCATTTCAATATATATCGCAGCAACGATAGGTTTAACGATCATGGCCTTTGAAATGTTCGCCAGTGATTCAGGATATTTTTCTTCTCCTTTTTTCTGGGCGCTGATATTAATCGCCACGATCCTGCTGCTGATCATGAACTCTATTGGAGATCTGGTAGAAAATGAAACCTTCAGCAAATTATCTGAGGAAGAGAAAAAACAATATCTGGAAGAGAAAAAAGTTCCCTATTACCAGAAATTATGGAACTCTGCCTTCAAAAAACAAACCGCTACGGAAGAAAAAGATATTCTTATCGACCATGGTTTTGACGGAATTACAGAGCTTGACAACTCTCTTCCAAAATGGTGGATCGGTCTGTTCTGGTTCGGATGTATCTTCTGTGCTGTGTATCTGTTTGCTTTTTCTTTCACAGATTATGCTCATCCGGATGCAGAATATACCAAAGAAACAAAAACTATGTTAGCTTCTATTGAGGAATATGAGAAAACTGCACCTCAGATCAATCTGGAATCTGCAAAATACAGTGCAGATAATATCGCAGAAGGACAGGAATTGTTTAAAACAAACTGTGTAACCTGCCACGGAGACGGTGGAAAAGGAGGTATAGGTCCTAACCTTACCGATACCCACTGGATCAATATTAAAGAAAAAAGCTTATTTAAAAATGTATTCTGGATGCTTGAAAATGGCTCTCCAAACAATCCTACCATGAGACCTTTCATTAAGGAAGGAACCATTACCGGAAGAGACGCTGAAAAAATTGCAGCCTACATTTATCACATCAATCAGGAAACCGCTCCTATCACTACGGCACAAGGCGGTGCCGCTCCTCAGGGAGAAGAAGTGAAATGGGAAAACGGAAACAACTAA